A genome region from Myxocyprinus asiaticus isolate MX2 ecotype Aquarium Trade chromosome 12, UBuf_Myxa_2, whole genome shotgun sequence includes the following:
- the LOC127449289 gene encoding myosin heavy chain, fast skeletal muscle-like — protein sequence MSGDPEMECFGPAAIYLRKPEKERLEAQNTPFDAKTAYFVTEPKEMYLKGFLKSREGGKATVETLCGKTITVKENEIYPMNPPKFDKIEDMAMMTHLNEPAVLYNLKERYAAWMIYTYSGLFCVTVNPYKWLPVYDSVVVTAYRGKKRIEAPPHIFSISDNAYQFMLTDRENQSILITGESGAGKTVNTKRVIQYFATIAVSGQKKTEHIPGKMQGSLEDQIIAANPLLEAYGNAKTVRNDNSSRFGKFIRIHFASTGKLASADIETYLLEKSRVTFQLSAERSYHIFYQLCTGHKPELLEALLITTNPYDYPMISHGEITVNSINDVEEFIATDTAIDILGFSAEEKISIYKLTGAVMHHGNMKFKQKQREEQAEPDGTEVADKIAYLFGLNSADMLKALCYPRVKVGNEFVTKGQTVPQVYNAVMALSKSVYEKMFLWMVVRINEMLDTKQPRQFFIGVLDIAGFEIFDYNSLEQLCINFTNEKLQQFFNHHMFVLEQEEYKKEGIEWEFIDFGMDLAACIELIEKPMGIFSILEEECMFPKATDTTFKNKLHDQHLGKTAAFQKPKPTKGKAEAHFSLVHYAGTVDYNITGWLDKNKDPLNDSAVQLYQKSSVKLMAHLYASHASVDADAGGGKKGGKKKGGSFQTVSALFRENLGKLMTNLRSTHPHFVRCLIPNESKTPGLMENFLVIHQLRCNGVLEGIRICRKGFPSRILYGDFKQRYKVLNASVIPDGQFIDNKKASEKLLSSIDVDHTQYKFGHTKVFFKAGLLGLLEEMRDEKLVILVTMTQALCRGFLMRREFVKMMERRESIYTIQYNIRSFMNVKHWPWMKLYFKIKPLLKSAETEKEMAAMKENFEKMKGDLAKALAKKKELEEKMVSLLQEKNDLQLQVASECENLSDAEERCEGLIKSKIQLEAKLKETTERLEDEEEINAELTAKKRKLEDECSELKKDIDDLELTLAKVEKEKHATENKVKNLTEEMASQDEVIAKLTKEKKALQEAHQQTLDDLQAEEDKVNTLTKAKAKLEQQVDDLEGSLEQEKKLRMDLERAKRKLEGDLKLAQESIMDLENDKQQLEERLKKKDFETSQLLSKVEDEQSLGAQLQKKIKELQARIEELEEEIEAERAARAKVEKQRSDLSRELEEISERLEEAGGATAAQIEMNKKREAEFQKLRRDLEESTLQHEATAATLRKKQADSVAELGEQIDNLQRVKQKLEKEKSELKMEIDDLSSSMESVAKSKGNLEKMCRTLEDQVSELKTKNDEHLRQVNDLGAQKARLQTENGEMGRQLEEKEALVSQLTRSKQAYTQQIEELKRQIEEEVKAKNALAHAVQSSRHDCDLLREQFEEEQEAKAELQRGMSKANSEVAQWRTKYETDAIQRTEELEEAKKKLAQRLQEAEESIEAVNAKCGSLEKTKQRLQGEVEDLMIDVERANALAANLDKKQRNFDKVLAEWKQKYEENQAELEGAQKEVRSLSTELFKMKNSYEETLDQLETLKRENKNLQQEISDLTEQLGETGKTIHELEKGKKTAESEKSEIQTALEEAEATLEHEESKILRVQLELNQVKGEIDRKLAEKDEEIEQIKRNSQRVIESMQSTLDAEVRSRNDALRIKKKMEGDLNEMEVQLSHANRQAAEAQKQLRNIQGQLKDAQLHLDEALRSQEDMKEQVAVVERRNNLMLAEIEELRAALEQTERGRKVAEQELVDASERVTLLHSQNTSLINTKKKLEADLVQIQGEMEDIVQEARNAEEKAKKAITDAAMMAEELKKEQDTSSHLERMKKNLEITVKDLQHRLDEAESLAMKGGKKQLQKLEARVRELESEVEAEQRRGADAVKGVRKYERRVKELTYQTEEDKKNIVRLQDLVDKLQLKVKAYKRQNEEAEEQANTHLSRYRKVQHELEEAQERADIAESQVNKLRTKSREFGKGKEAEE from the exons ACCTACTCTGGGCTCTTCTGTGTCACTGTGAACCCCTACAAGTGGCTCCCAGTGTACGATAGTGTGGTTGTGACAGCCTACAGGGGCAAGAAAAGGATTGAAGCCCCACCTCACATCTTTTCAATTTCTGACAATGCATATCAGTTCATGCTCACTG ATCGTGAGAATCAGTCTATCCTGATTAC TGGAGAATCTGGTGCAGGAAAGACTGTAAACACCAAACGTGTCATCCAATACTTTGCGACAATCGCTGTCTCTGGACAGAAGAAGACGGAGCACATTCCAGGAAAAATGCAG GGTTCCCTGGAAGATCAAATCATTGCAGCCAACCCCTTGCTGGAAGCCTATGGAAATGCAAAGACTGTGAGGAATGATAACTCCTCTCGCTTT GGTAAATTCATACGAATCCATTTTGCGTCCACTGGAAAGTTGGCCTCAGCTGATATTGAAACTT ATCTACTGGAAAAGTCCAGGGTAACTTTCCAGCTGTCTGCTGAGAGGAGCTACCACATCTTCTACCAGCTCTGCACTGGCCATAAGCCAGAACTGCTag AGGCTCTATTGATCACCACCAACCCATATGACTATCCCATGATCAGTCATGGTGAAATCACAGTCAATAGCATCAATGATGTGGAAGAGTTCATTGCAACTGAT ACAGCCATTGACATCTTGGGCTTCAGTGCTGAGGaaaaaataagcatctacaaGCTGACAGGAGCTGTGATGCATCATGGAAACATGAAGTTCAAGCAGAAGCAGAGGGAGGAGCAGGCAGAGCCTGATGGAACTGAGG tggctgataaaattgcttacctctTTGGACTAAACTCTGCTGACATGCTGAAAGCTTTGTGTTACCCCAGAGTGAAGGTCGGGAATGAATTTGTGACCAAGGGTCAAACTGTTCCTCAG GTGTATAATGCAGTTATGGCACTGTCCAAGTCAGTCTATGAGAAGATGTTCTTGTGGATGGTTGTCCGAATCAATGAGATGTTGGACACCAAACAGCCAAGACAGTTCTTCATTGGAGTGCTTGACATTGCTGGGTTTGAAATCTTCGAT TACAACAGCCTGGAGCAGCTGTGCATTAATTTCACCAATGAGAAACTGCAACAGTTTTTCAACCACCACATGTTTGTGCTGGaacaagaggaatacaagaaAGAGGGCATTGAGTGGGAGTTCATTGACTTTGGTATGGACTTGGCTGCCTGCATTGAACTCATTGAGAAG CCAATGGGCATTTTCTCCATCCTTGAGGAGGAGTGTATGTTCCCTAAGGCAACAGACACTACCTTCAAGAACAAGCTGCATGATCAGCATCTTGGTAAAACTGCAGCTTTCCAGAAACCCAAACCTACCAAAGGCAAGGCTGAGGCCCACTTTTCCTTGGTGCACTATGCTGGAACTGTGGATTACAACATCACAGGTTGGCTGGATAAGAACAAGGACCCTCTAAATGACTCTGCAGTTCAGTTGTACCAGAAGTCTTCAGTCAAACTGATGGCTCACCTATATGCTTCTCATGCATCTGTTGACG CTGATGCTGGAGGTGGCAAAAAGGGTGGGAAAAAGAAGGGTGGCTCCTTCCAGACTGTGTCTGCTTTGTTCAGG GAGAACTTGGGCAAGCTGATGACTAATCTGAGAAGCACTCATCCTCATTTTGTGCGTTGCTTGATTCCAAATGAGTCAAAGACTCCAG GTCTTATGGAGAACTTTCTGGTCATCCACCAGTTGCGCTGTAATGGTGTACTGGAGGGAATCAGAATCTGCAGAAAGGGTTTCCCAAGCAGAATCCTCTATGGTGACTTTAAACAGAG ATACAAGGTACTGAATGCTAGTGTCATCCCTGATGGTCAGTTCATTGACAATAAGAAGGCCTCAGAGAAGCTCCTTAGCTCAATTGATGTGGATCACACCCAGTACAAGTTTGGACACACCAAG GTGTTTTTCAAAGCTGGACTTTTGGGTCTTCTTGAGGAGATGCGAGATGAAAAACTTGTAATTCTTGTGACCATGACTCAGGCACTGTGCAGGGGCTTTCTTATGAGGAgagagtttgtcaaaatgatggagAGAAG agAGTCCATCTATACCATCCAATACAACATCCGCTCATTCATGAATGTGAAACACTGGCCATGGATGAAGCTGTATTTTAAGATCAAGCCTCTGTTGAAGAGCGCAGAGACTGAGAAGGAAATGGCAGCCATGAAGGAGAActttgaaaaaatgaagggggatCTGGCAAAGGCACTTGCCAAGAAGAAGGAGCTCGAGGAGAAAATGGTTTCTCTGCTACAGGAGAAAAATGACCTGCAGTTACAAGTGGCATCT GAATGTGAGAATCTTTCTGATGCTGAGGAAAGGTGTGAGGGTCTTATCAAAAGTAAGATCCAGCTCGAGGCTAAACTTAAAGAGACAACTGAGAGACTGGAGGATGAAGAGGAAATCAATGCCGAACTGACAGCGAAGAAAAGAAAACTAGAGGATGAGTGCTCTGAGCTGAAGAAAGACATTGATGATTTAGAGCTCACCTTAGCTAAAGTGGAGAAGGAGAAGCATGCCACCGAGAACAAG GTTAAAAACCTTACTGAGGAAATGGCATCTCAAGATGAGGTCATTGCCAAGCTGACTAAGGAGAAGAAAGCCCTCCAAGAGGCACATCAACAGACTCTTGATGATCTCCAGGCAGAAGAAGACAAAGTCAATACTCTAACTAAAGCCAAAGCAAAGCTTGAGCAGCAAGTAGATGAT CTGGAGGGCTCTCTGGAGCAGGAGAAGAAACTCCGCATGGACCTGGAGAGAGCCAAGAGAAAGCTTGAGGGTGACCTCAAACTAGCTCAGGAATCCATAATGGACCTGGAGAATGACAAGCAACAACTAGAAGAAAGGCTGAAGAA GAAGGATTTTGAGACCAGTCAACTTCTGAGCAAGGTCGAGGATGAGCAATCTCTTGGTGCTCAGCTTCAGAAGAAGATTAAAGAACTTCAG GCTCGAATTGAAGAGCTGGAGGAGGAAATTGAGGCAGAACGTGCTGCCCGTGCAAAGGTTGAAAAGCAGAGGTCTGATCTCTCCAGGGAACTGGAGGAGATAAGCGAGAGGCTTGAAGAAGCAGGTGGTGCCACCGCTGCCCAGATTGAGATGAACAAGAAACGTGAGGCAGAGTTTCAGAAACTACGCCGTGATCTTGAGGAGTCCACCTTGCAGCATGAAGCAACAGCTGCAACTCTTCGCAAGAAACAGGCTGACAGTGTGGCAGAGCTGGGAGAGCAGATTGATAACCTCCAGCGTGTAAAACAGAAGCtagaaaaagaaaagagtgaGCTTAAAATGGAGATTGATGACCTGTCCAGCAGTATGGAGTCTGTTGCCAAATCAAAG GGAAATCTTGAAAAGATGTGTCGTACACTGGAGGATCAGGTGAGTGAGTTAAAGACGAAGAATGATGAACATCTACGCCAGGTGAATGATCTTGGTGCCCAAAAAGCAAGACTCCAGACTGAAAATG GTGAAATGGGACGTCAGCTAGAGGAAAAAGAGGCTTTAGTTTCTCAGCTTACTCGAAGCAAACAGGCTTACACTCAGCAGATTGAAGAGCTGAAGAGGCAAATTGAGGAGGAAGTCAAG GCCAAAAATGCTCTGGCACATGCTGTTCAGTCTTCCCGCCATGATTGTGATCTGCTCAGAGAGCAGTTTGAGGAGGAACAGGAGGCCAAAGCTGAGCTCCAGCGTGGCATGTCTAAAGCCAACAGTGAGGTAGCTCAGTGGAGAACCAAATACGAGACTGATGCCATTCAGCGTACTGAAGAACTTGAGGAAGCAAA GAAAAAGCTTGCTCAGCGTCTGCAGGAAGCAGAGGAGTCCATTGAGGCTGTGAATGCTAAATGTGGCTCTTTGGAGAAGACCAAGCAGAGACTGCAAGGTGAAGTTGAGGATCTTATGATTGATGTGGAGAGAGCTAATGCACTGGCTGCCAACCTTGACAAGAAGCAAAGAAACTTTGATAAA GTCTTGGCAGAATGGAAGCAGAAGTATGAGGAAAACCAGGCAGAACTCGAAGGAGCCCAGAAAGAGGTTCGCTCTCTTAGCACTGAacttttcaaaatgaaaaattcttATGAGGAGACTTTGGACCAGCTGGAGACTCTGAAGAGGGAAAACAAAAACCTTCAGC AGGAGATTTCAGATTTAACTGAGCAGCTTGGTGAGACTGGAAAGACTATTCATGAGCTGGAAAAAGGGAAGAAAACAGCTGAGTCTGAAAAATCTGAAATCCAGACTGCTCTTGAAGAAGCTGAG GCGACCCTGGAGCATGAAGAATCCAAGATTCTTCGTGTCCAGCTTGAGCTGAATCAAGTGAAGGGAGAGATAGACCGGAAATTGGCTGAGAAGGATGAGGAGATTGAACAGATCAAGCGAAACAGCCAGAGAGTGATTGAATCCATGCAGAGCACTCTGGATGCTGAAGTCAGAAGCAGAAATGATGCTTTGAGAATCAAGAAGAAGATGGAAGGAGACCTCAACGAGATGGAAGTTCAACTGAGCCATGCAAATCGCCAGGCTGCTGAAGCTCAGAAACAGCTCAGGAACATCCAGGGACAGCTTAAG GATGCTCAACTGCATCTTGATGAGGCTTTACGGAGTCAGGAGGACATGAAAGAACAGGTTGCCGTGGTGGAACGCAGGAACAACCTGATGCTGGCTGAGATTGAGGAGCTGAGAGCTGCTCTGGAGCAAACAGAGAGAGGCCGCAAAGTGGCTGAGCAAGAACTGGTGGATGCGAGTGAACGAGTGACACTCTTACACTCCCAA AATACCAGTCTTATCAACACCAAAAAGAAGCTTGAAGCAGATCTTGTTCAGATTCAAGGCGAGATGGAGGATATAGTCCAGGAAGCACGAAATGCTGAGGAGAAGGCCAAAAAAGCAATTACTGAT GCTGCCATGATGGCAGAGGAGCTCAAGAAAGAACAAGACACAAGTTCTCATCTTGAGAGGATGAAGAAAAACTTAGAGATTACAGTCAAAGACCTGCAGCACCGTCTGGATGAGGCTGAGAGTCTGGCCATGAAAGGGGGAAAGAAGCAGCTCCAGAAACTAGAGGCCAGG GTTCGTGAGCTGGAGAGTGAAGTTGAAGCAGAACAGAGACGTGGTGCTGATGCTGTGAAAGGTGTTCGCAAATACGAAAGAAGAGTCAAAGAACTCACTTATCAG ACTGAAGAAGATAAGAAGAATATTGTCAGACTGCAAGACCTTGTAGACAAACTTCAGCTGAAAGTCAAGGCCTACAAGAGACAGAATGAAGAGGCT GAAGAACAGGCCAACACTCACCTGTCCAGGTACAGGAAGGTGCAGCATGAGCTAGAGGAGGCTCAGGAGAGAGCTGACATCGCCGAGTCCCAGGTCAACAAGCTGAGAACTAAAAGCCGTGAATTTGGAAAG GGTAAAGAGGCTGAAGAATGA